The DNA window TTGTGAGcatctgggtgtgatgcactcatcTTTTTCAGTGTTTTGCAACAACCGCAGAATAAAGAGCTCTTAGTTAGAGAAACATCTCTGGTATGTTCTTAACCCTTTAAAGTCCCTGAGTACTAATGAAATTTAGACCTACTTTGCTCCTATTTGATGGAGAGGGTTAAGTATAATATATAGGTGGATGTGGCAGCTGCAAGTGTGTCCTGGATTTGGGGACACAGGGGGATGTTCTGAATTACTTGTGCCCACTGGACCTTTGTCTTGTCTCAGTCATTCTTTCAGAAATGATGCAACTGATGCCCCTGACTGCTTTGTCATGGAATCTACCAGAAATCCCAAAGGAAGTGAACAAGAAAACTGGTTCCATCCTGGAGTGACAGGAAACTGAAACACATGATTGTTTTGTGGAGAGGAAAACCTGTCAGTAATGGTTTGCTCAAATACCATGTGCCTCAAATCTACACAGCATTTCAAATATGGCTTCAGGTATTCAATCTGAATACCTAGCCCAAGTCACATGTACACCTGTGCTCATTTctgttctctaaaataaaattggGTGATCCTTATGCTGTGGGAAGACTTTGCACATCAACTCAAACAATCTAAATATAGTACATAGCTTAGCACCTGGCATTCAAAATtctccaccccccaaaaaaaaatcatcctcttCTTCATTCACATCCTCATCATTACCTTCAAAGACCATTTAAACTGTTGAGGACACAGTTTAAAGGGATGCATTTTCTCCCCTTCTGGATGACAGTGTGTGGCAGGAAAAGTCAGGTGGCAGTTAAAGAAGACTTTCCATGGACTTTCTGTTGCATTCACTACAACAAAGCATATGAACTCACAGTACCATCCCTGACAATCTGCACCTCGTTCTCCAATCTGGGTAGACAAAGTGCATGCTCCACCTGATGGCAAAGAAATAATACTATGCAATGTCCTTCCTCCACCCTTCCCTTCCTGATTCACACTGAGGCTCTGCTGATTTAGGACTAAGGATGACAGCTCCAAAGCCCCCACCTCCCTGGTGCCCAGTGGCCCTGACTTCAGCCTCTGGGTATTCATACATGCTCAGTTAGGTGCTTCCTGATTCAGACATCCACAGCAGGAAGAGATGCATAATGGCACCCACTGCATTGGGGTCCTCAAGCTGAGGGGCTGGAGGCACAGGCTGGTTGTTGACTAATGTGGGACTTTGGTGGCTCAGTGCATAAGGTTCCTAGTTTACCAAGTAGCTGAAGCATATCAGGAACTCTTAAGAGCTTCCTAATATTAATGAtggagaagagaagaagaaaatgaatatcTACCAATGTTTATCAGTTTATCTCTACTAAGGAAGAGGCTCTTCTCTActacaaattttcatttctttaaaaaaattagcttTATATTACTATTGCTGCAGTAAattgaagtttaaaaaaatttccttttAACCATTCTCAACTATTATGATAAGCATCATTGATCACATAGatgttttttagaaatattcatcatcACCATCTCAAAAATCTTTAATTATTTCAAAGTGATCCTTTGTTCCAAATATGAAGAACTCCCAAGCATTCCTCCCCATCACTGGCTGCAAGTATTTCACTTACATCATGTGTGGTATTAAACCCATCAATGTTCCTGAAGAGGCAGATTAACCCAACTTGATAATTAGTTATAATGAATTTTCCAACACACATCACAACTGGACACTACAGGGTCTGAGATTTAGGCCATCCTGCTGGGCAGCCTCCTCAGGGCACCTTTAATGTCCCTGTTTCTCAGGCTGTAGATGAACgggttcagcatgggggtgaCCACAGTGTACATCATGGAGGCGACTGCACCCTTCCTGGGAGAATGTGATGCAGCTGACCCAAGGTACACTCCAAGGCCTGTCCCTATAAATAAGCAAACAACTGCCAGGTGAGAgccacaggtggagaaggctttgtACCTCCCCCCTGAGAATGGGATCCTCAGAATGGAGAAAACAATTTTATAGTAAGAGAAAAGGATCCCTGAGATGGGGAAAAGGCCATATACTGCTCCAAGAAAATACTGGACAATGTTATTAGAGAAAGTGTCAGAACAAGAGAGATTCAGAAGTTGAGAAGGGTCACAGAAGAAACTGGAAATTTCCACACTCTTGAAGTCGGTAATTTTTAAGATCATTGAATTGTGCAACAGTGATTCTAAAAGACTTAATAGGAAGGACACCAAAATTAAGAAGCCACAGAGTCGAGGGTTCATCATGACCAAGTAGTGCAGGGGGTGACAGATGGCTACAAACCGGTCATAGGCCATCACACTCAGAAGCATATAATCCATACACGCAAAAATGGTAAAAGTAGACATCTGTGTCAGGCAGCCCACATAGGAGATGGCTCTGCTGTGACTTAGGATGTTCATCAGCATCTTTGGGACCGTAGTGGAGATGAAACCAATGTCTGccaaggacaggttggagaggaagaagtacatgggggtgtggaggtgggagtcagagctgacggccaggatgatgagcaggttcccaagcactgtgaccaggtacatggacaggaacagtcCAAAGAGAACGGGATGCAGGTCTGGATCCTCTGAGAGTTCCATTAGATAGAATTCTGATatgtgagttaaattttgtgctttTGTGTTGCTTGGACACCTTTTGAAAAGCAAAgagtataagaaaaaataaaaaaagaaacccatCAGCAGGCTCCACTCACTCTGCATGCATTTGGATTCAGGTATTCACTAGGAAGCTGCTCACACTGGAGATCCCCACGCCCTCAACATATGTCTCAGTCCTCAGACACCCAGACCTGCACACTCTCTCACTTTTGCTATCTACATCATTCACCCGTGTCTCCACACCCTATTTCAGACATTTAACTGATCAATATTAAAAGCCCagaagcaagaagaagaagttcaTGTTTACAGTAAATTATAGCATACCATTTAAGGGGAAATTCAGGAAAAGTAATtctttttattaagaaaaaataagttCATGAAAGTTTATTAAGAACCAGCTCAATTTACATTGTTTTGCTCTAAAAAGTTGATGGTAATGAGTCTCAGTCAGAAAGCATGGTCATGAGACATTTATCTTCAAAGTGTATCatcattttttatttcctcaaagCCCTCCTCTGCATATTAAAGCTTGTTCATTAAAGGTGTGTAATATAATGCAAATTTCCTTCTCTTTAGCACACTTCaaatttcaataaatattattgagCTGAATGCACAAAATCAATAGTAACCCTGATCACACATGTGACTGAAAGAGATGatattaaaaacataaatgaTAATAAACACTTTGAATAGTTTGATTTGATACTGGTTTATTTATATGAACCCACACAATATCAGTAGAATAGCTGGCATATAGAAGAGCTCTTCActggttttctttcctttattctgACCTGTTAAACCTCTCTATGGTTTTGTGACCTCAGTCCATTAAGTTTGCAGGTTAAGATTTCATCAccaaaaaaaggcccaaagctcaGCTTTTATTTATAACCACATTATTTCCACCTTGTGGAATCTCTGGTCAGGCGTTCCTGATACGCAGATTGTAATTCTTTCACTTAAGCTATGTGAGTGTAACTTGGCTCCATTATTTATCTCTTCTTGCTGTGATTGAATTTGTCTAAATTTGGGGTAATAATTAACTACCTTGggttttaaaaatctttccaaTTACCTAACTAGTGGTTTTGTCGCAGTTAATGTTATATTCATCTTTGGATATTTTAGATTATCCACATACTGTGAAATCAGACCAACACCAGTTTAAGCAGGATATCTGCATGTGAAATCCTAGGTGGTTTTTTCTTACACCAGAGTTGGAAAGCACTGTCTGACAACATCTTGGCA is part of the Callospermophilus lateralis isolate mCalLat2 chromosome 1, mCalLat2.hap1, whole genome shotgun sequence genome and encodes:
- the LOC143401033 gene encoding olfactory receptor 7E24-like, with amino-acid sequence MQSEWSLLMGFFFYFFLYSLLFKRCPSNTKAQNLTHISEFYLMELSEDPDLHPVLFGLFLSMYLVTVLGNLLIILAVSSDSHLHTPMYFFLSNLSLADIGFISTTVPKMLMNILSHSRAISYVGCLTQMSTFTIFACMDYMLLSVMAYDRFVAICHPLHYLVMMNPRLCGFLILVSFLLSLLESLLHNSMILKITDFKSVEISSFFCDPSQLLNLSCSDTFSNNIVQYFLGAVYGLFPISGILFSYYKIVFSILRIPFSGGRYKAFSTCGSHLAVVCLFIGTGLGVYLGSAASHSPRKGAVASMMYTVVTPMLNPFIYSLRNRDIKGALRRLPSRMA